One segment of Colius striatus isolate bColStr4 chromosome 11, bColStr4.1.hap1, whole genome shotgun sequence DNA contains the following:
- the STK36 gene encoding serine/threonine-protein kinase 36 isoform X3: MEKYHVLEMIGEGSFGRVYKGRRKHSAQVVALKFIPKVGRSEKELKNLQREIEIMRGLHHPNIIQMLDSFETDKEVVVVTDYAEGELFQILEDDGSLPEEQVQTIAAQLISALYYLHSHRILHRDMKPQNILLGKDGCVKLCDFGFARAMSIHTMVLTSIKGTPLYMSPELVEERPYDHTADLWSVGCILYELFVGTPPFYTSSIFQLVSLIVKDPVKWPTAISPIFKSFLQGLLMKDPRQRLSWPELLSHPFIAGRVTVIDDTEEHGISNPFTTKLPPELQALKEQQAHSMAPRSGQSRILRKARQKMAEEAQRKGQLEAGDASKKGSVKGCPRHRARAALGMAALGEGQPPAVSNEKNPRVLQGKSSKAEWVLEEPPPKPREHSITQDYEREFAGAGARPQPGAARAEPQATGSIDTVNLESEELESDEEWQHLVEATEPSSRQLSVPLSLLRDPAFRHRVQARLAASAQQMLEGMLEGASQLRPVLHVMSNLLATQCDSELLDHFCRELNVPVSLLGIAKQILETGSTKQQPWCIAVLTDLLMVTTVYFSSECWGLEESGRKDSLQAFQESAGCFLALLPALLAKPADSERTLCQQSLLCFTLLCESLDAMYPSVSAPFYASLREEHQPLLHRLLQESISEQPALQGAAVEAKPAHDQSLCVADLFTAALAAACSIPLERNSSREAKQQVPMEEVAQGAAREASLYLLALLTLQLQASPPRLEEVVIMAVDLLTKSPVVSLVGAAALLLTQLSQRGVALELGEEILLVVTNALRAPAELQVPPPMGAGLYDGLFFLLLKFLSQEHVAMEQGFAASELWSVVWHSVAAVLHVGSDRAALEGDSPGAGDPVAEPDWNLLSPQGTLFFLSLALLAFTRESHRCLPQLTQSHGVLMVTLKRLLSPHFLACLAQTQAGEDGDPELVPAVVIQACQLLCFPFALDADRDTLVLVMEAVRDALIPAHLLQACSHHLPFSYAELPMSLLCHLVVSDEQVIDQMVREAAASEHIIAFLTSALSSGSLKLTTDLLCLLTHVARAHPEHLPFLQKILRGSDVADQPLPSLLGHQQYIIRAKTCILLGNLLQYDHGFPQALQRQPGLLESLLGCLADPEESVRKAASFAVGNAASQACSPAALLGRAVPQLTRLLSDARARTRCNAASALGNLARRWAELGDLLMESRAPSLLLELACWDPQDSVREAALVALRALGRRPGVQQVLLSLGAAEKLAALASAGSQPAAGGSPRPSSTRHCQKLLRLLTPQCSTGAGNAAGPLEPGGAAAPHQR; this comes from the exons gtggtggtggtgactGACTATGCAGAAGGGGAGCTCTTCCAGATCCTGGAGGATGATGGGAGCTTGCCTGAGGAACAG GTGCAGACCATAGCTGCCCAGCTGATCTCTGCTCTCTACTACCTGCACTCCCACCGCATCCTGCACCGAGACATGAAGCCCCAGAACATCCTGCTGGGCAAAGATGGTTGCGTCAAGCTCTGTGACTTCGG GTTTGCCCGTGCCATGAGCATCCACACCATGGTGCTGACCTCCATCAAGGGTACCCCGCTGTACATGTCCCCTGAGCTGGTGGAGGAGCGACCGTACGACCACACGGCCGACCTGTGGTCTGTGGGCTGTATCCTATACGAGCTGTTTGTGGGCACCCCTCCCTTCTACACCAGCAGCATCTTCCAGCTCGTCAGCCTCATCGTCAAGGACCCTGTCAAATGGCCCACGGCCATAAGCCCCATCTTCAAG AGTTTCCTGCAGGGACTCCTAATGAAGGATCCCCGCCAGCGCCTGTCTTGGCCGGAGCTGCTCTCTCACCCCTTCATTGCTGGACGGGTTACTG TGATTGATGACACAGAAGAGCATGGGATCTCAAACCCCTTCACCACCAAGCTGCCCCCAGAGCTGCAGGCCCTGAAGGAGCAGCAAGCCCATTCCATGGCCCCCAGGAGCGGCCAGTCCAGGATTCTGAGAAAGGCCCGGCAGAAGATGGCTgaggaggcacagagaaag GGGCAACTGGAGGCAGGTGATGCATCTAAGAAGGGCTCTGTGAAAGGATGCCCGAGgcacagagccagagcagctctggggatgGCAGCCCTTGGGGAGGGGCAGCCACCGGCTGTCTCCAATGAGAAGAACCCCAGGGTCCTGCaaggaaagagcagcaaagcagaaTGGGTCTTAGAGGAGCCTCCTCCCAAACCACG GGAACACAGCATCACTCAGGACTACGAGCGGGAGTTTGCCGGAGCAGGTGCCCGTCCACAGCCTggtgctgccagggcagagccCCAGGCCACAGGTAGCATTGACACCGTGAACCTGGAGAGTGAG GAGCTGGAGAGCGACGAGGAGTGGCAGCACCTGGTTGAGGCCACGGAGCCCTCATCCAGGCAGCTGAGTGTGCCCCTGAGCCTCCTGAGGGACCCAGCCTTCCGGCACCGTGTCCAGGCCCGCCTGGCAGCCTCTGCTCAGCAG ATGCTGGAAGGGATGCTGGAGGGAGCCTCCCAGCTCCGTCCTGTGCTCCATGTCATGAGCAACCTCCTGGCTACCCAGTGTGACTCTGAGCTGCTGGACCACTTCTGCCGAGAGCTGAATGTGCCTGTGTCCCTGCTGGGTATAGCCAAGCAGATCCTGGAGACTGGGAGCACCAAGCAG cagccctggtgTATCGCAGTGCTGACAGACCTCCTCATGGTGACCACAGTTTATTTCAGCAGTGAATGCTGGGGCCTGGAGGAGAGTGGACGAAAAGACAG cctgcaggCCTTCCAGGAGAGTGCTGGCTGcttcctggccctgctgccagcactaCTGGCCAAGCCAGCCGACAGTGAAAGGACACTCTGCCAGCAAAGCCTCCTG TGCTTCACCCTGCTCTGTGAGAGTCTGGATGCGATGTACCCCTCTGTCTCTGCCCCCTTCTATGCCAGCCTGCGAGAGGAGCATCAGCCCCTGCTGCACAGACTCCTTCAGGAATCCATCTCAGAGCAGCCTGCTCTGCAAG GTGCAGCAGTGGAAGCCAAGCCAGCCCATGACCAGAGCCTATGTGTGGCTGACCTCTTCACAGCTGCATTGGCTGCTGCCTGTAGCATCCCcctggagaggaacagcagTCGGGAAGCCAAGCAGCAG GTCCCTATGGAGGAGGTAGCCCAGGGAGCAGCTCGTGAGGCCTCTCTGTACCTGCTGGCCTTGCTcaccctgcagctccaggcCTCTCCTCCCAG GCTTGAGGAGGTGGTTATCATGGCTGTGGATCTCCTCACCAAGTCTCCTGTTGTCTCCCTTGTG GGTGCTGCAGCATTGCTCCTGACACAGCTCAGTCAGCGTGGGGTGGCCctggagcttggagaagagatcCTGCTGGTGGTGACAAATGCACTGAGGGCACCTGCTgag CTGCAGGTCCCCCCACCAATGGGTGCTGGTCTCTACGATgggctctttttcctcctgctgaaGTTCCTTT CTCAGGAGCATGTGGCCATGGAGCAGGGCTTTGCTGCCTCGGAGCTGTGGAGCGTGGTGTGGCATTCTGTTGCTGCGGTGCTTCATGTGGGCAGTGACAGAGCAGCACTGGAGGGAGATTCCCCAGGGGCAGGTGACCCCGTGGCAGAGCCAGACTGgaacctcctctcccctcaag GCACTCTGTTCTTCCTCAGCCTGGCCCTCCTTGCCTTCACTCGCGAGTCCCACCGGTGCCTGCCTCAGCTCACCCAGTCCCATGGGGTCCTCATGGTGACACTGAAGAGGCTGCTGTCCCCCCACTTCCTGGCATGCCTGGCACAGAC GCAAGCAGGAGAGGATGGGGACCCTGAGCTTGTCCCAGCTGTGGTGATCCAGGCCTGCCAGCTCCTCTGTTTCCCTTTTGCCCTGGATGCGGATAGAGACACCTTAGTGTTGGTGATGGAGGCTGTGAGAGATGCCCTGATCCCTGCCCATCTGCTGCAG GCCTGCTCTCACCATCTGCCCTTCTCGTACGCCGAGCTCCCCATGAGCCTCTTGTGCCACCTCGTTGTGTCTGACGAGCAGGTCATAGACCAAATGGTGAGGGAAGCTGCTGCCTCAGAGCACATCATTGCCTTCTTGACATCTGCCTTGTCTTCAGGCAGCCTCAAGCTCACAACTGACCTTCTATGTCTCTTGACTCACGTGGCCCGGGCCCATCCGGAGCACCTGCCCTTTCTCCAGAAGATCCTGAGGGGCTCAGATGTAGCCGACCAGCCACTGCCCAGCCTGCTTGGCCACCAGCAATACATAATCCGGGCCAAAACTTGCATCTTGCTGGGCAACCTGCTTCAATATGACCACGGCTTTCCCCAGGCGCTGCAGAGGCAGCCCGGCTTGCTGGAGAGCCTGCTGGGGTGCCTGGCCGACCCGGAGGAGAGCGTGCGCAAGGCTGCGAGCTTTGCGGTGGGCAACGCCGCCTCCCAGGCCTGCTCGCCGGCCGCGCTCCTGGGCAGGGCCGTGCCCCAGCTCACGCGGCTGCTGAGCGACGCGCGGGCCAGGACGCGCTGCAACGCGGCCTCGGCCTTGGGCAACCTGGCCCGGCGCTGGGCGGAGCTGGGCGACCTGCTGATGGAGAGCAGGGCCCCGTCCCTCCTGCTGGAGCTGGCCTGCTGGGACCCCCAGGACAGCGTGCGGGAGGCGGCCCTCGTCGCGCTGCGGGCCCTGGGCCGGCGCCCCGGCGTGCAGCAG GTGCTGCTGTCCCTGGGAGCCGCCGAGAAGCTGGCCGCGTTGGCCAGCGCCGGCTCGCAGCCCGCAGCCGGCGGCAGCCCGCGGCCGTCCTCTACCCGGCACTGCCAGAAGCTCCTTCGCCTCCTCACGCCTCAGTGCAGCACCGGCGCTGGAAACGCCGCCGGCCCCCTGGAGCCTGGCGGGGCTGCGGCCCCGCACCAGCGCTGA
- the STK36 gene encoding serine/threonine-protein kinase 36 isoform X4, with translation MQKGSSSRSWRMMGACLRNRFARAMSIHTMVLTSIKGTPLYMSPELVEERPYDHTADLWSVGCILYELFVGTPPFYTSSIFQLVSLIVKDPVKWPTAISPIFKSFLQGLLMKDPRQRLSWPELLSHPFIAGRVTVIDDTEEHGISNPFTTKLPPELQALKEQQAHSMAPRSGQSRILRKARQKMAEEAQRKGQLEAGDASKKGSVKGCPRHRARAALGMAALGEGQPPAVSNEKNPRVLQGKSSKAEWVLEEPPPKPREHSITQDYEREFAGAGARPQPGAARAEPQATGSIDTVNLESEELESDEEWQHLVEATEPSSRQLSVPLSLLRDPAFRHRVQARLAASAQQMLEGMLEGASQLRPVLHVMSNLLATQCDSELLDHFCRELNVPVSLLGIAKQILETGSTKQQPWCIAVLTDLLMVTTVYFSSECWGLEESGRKDSLQAFQESAGCFLALLPALLAKPADSERTLCQQSLLCFTLLCESLDAMYPSVSAPFYASLREEHQPLLHRLLQESISEQPALQGAAVEAKPAHDQSLCVADLFTAALAAACSIPLERNSSREAKQQIALEVAEKLMEGERQQLGRLLGRLEHQGCSLNVLKVFYAGCHASLSLCQHLGRSQSLWGFLMQLSKGEVPMEEVAQGAAREASLYLLALLTLQLQASPPRLEEVVIMAVDLLTKSPVVSLVGAAALLLTQLSQRGVALELGEEILLVVTNALRAPAELQVPPPMGAGLYDGLFFLLLKFLSQEHVAMEQGFAASELWSVVWHSVAAVLHVGSDRAALEGDSPGAGDPVAEPDWNLLSPQGTLFFLSLALLAFTRESHRCLPQLTQSHGVLMVTLKRLLSPHFLACLAQTQAGEDGDPELVPAVVIQACQLLCFPFALDADRDTLVLVMEAVRDALIPAHLLQACSHHLPFSYAELPMSLLCHLVVSDEQVIDQMVREAAASEHIIAFLTSALSSGSLKLTTDLLCLLTHVARAHPEHLPFLQKILRGSDVADQPLPSLLGHQQYIIRAKTCILLGNLLQYDHGFPQALQRQPGLLESLLGCLADPEESVRKAASFAVGNAASQACSPAALLGRAVPQLTRLLSDARARTRCNAASALGNLARRWAELGDLLMESRAPSLLLELACWDPQDSVREAALVALRALGRRPGVQQVLLSLGAAEKLAALASAGSQPAAGGSPRPSSTRHCQKLLRLLTPQCSTGAGNAAGPLEPGGAAAPHQR, from the exons ATGCAGAAGGGGAGCTCTTCCAGATCCTGGAGGATGATGGGAGCTTGCCTGAGGAACAG GTTTGCCCGTGCCATGAGCATCCACACCATGGTGCTGACCTCCATCAAGGGTACCCCGCTGTACATGTCCCCTGAGCTGGTGGAGGAGCGACCGTACGACCACACGGCCGACCTGTGGTCTGTGGGCTGTATCCTATACGAGCTGTTTGTGGGCACCCCTCCCTTCTACACCAGCAGCATCTTCCAGCTCGTCAGCCTCATCGTCAAGGACCCTGTCAAATGGCCCACGGCCATAAGCCCCATCTTCAAG AGTTTCCTGCAGGGACTCCTAATGAAGGATCCCCGCCAGCGCCTGTCTTGGCCGGAGCTGCTCTCTCACCCCTTCATTGCTGGACGGGTTACTG TGATTGATGACACAGAAGAGCATGGGATCTCAAACCCCTTCACCACCAAGCTGCCCCCAGAGCTGCAGGCCCTGAAGGAGCAGCAAGCCCATTCCATGGCCCCCAGGAGCGGCCAGTCCAGGATTCTGAGAAAGGCCCGGCAGAAGATGGCTgaggaggcacagagaaag GGGCAACTGGAGGCAGGTGATGCATCTAAGAAGGGCTCTGTGAAAGGATGCCCGAGgcacagagccagagcagctctggggatgGCAGCCCTTGGGGAGGGGCAGCCACCGGCTGTCTCCAATGAGAAGAACCCCAGGGTCCTGCaaggaaagagcagcaaagcagaaTGGGTCTTAGAGGAGCCTCCTCCCAAACCACG GGAACACAGCATCACTCAGGACTACGAGCGGGAGTTTGCCGGAGCAGGTGCCCGTCCACAGCCTggtgctgccagggcagagccCCAGGCCACAGGTAGCATTGACACCGTGAACCTGGAGAGTGAG GAGCTGGAGAGCGACGAGGAGTGGCAGCACCTGGTTGAGGCCACGGAGCCCTCATCCAGGCAGCTGAGTGTGCCCCTGAGCCTCCTGAGGGACCCAGCCTTCCGGCACCGTGTCCAGGCCCGCCTGGCAGCCTCTGCTCAGCAG ATGCTGGAAGGGATGCTGGAGGGAGCCTCCCAGCTCCGTCCTGTGCTCCATGTCATGAGCAACCTCCTGGCTACCCAGTGTGACTCTGAGCTGCTGGACCACTTCTGCCGAGAGCTGAATGTGCCTGTGTCCCTGCTGGGTATAGCCAAGCAGATCCTGGAGACTGGGAGCACCAAGCAG cagccctggtgTATCGCAGTGCTGACAGACCTCCTCATGGTGACCACAGTTTATTTCAGCAGTGAATGCTGGGGCCTGGAGGAGAGTGGACGAAAAGACAG cctgcaggCCTTCCAGGAGAGTGCTGGCTGcttcctggccctgctgccagcactaCTGGCCAAGCCAGCCGACAGTGAAAGGACACTCTGCCAGCAAAGCCTCCTG TGCTTCACCCTGCTCTGTGAGAGTCTGGATGCGATGTACCCCTCTGTCTCTGCCCCCTTCTATGCCAGCCTGCGAGAGGAGCATCAGCCCCTGCTGCACAGACTCCTTCAGGAATCCATCTCAGAGCAGCCTGCTCTGCAAG GTGCAGCAGTGGAAGCCAAGCCAGCCCATGACCAGAGCCTATGTGTGGCTGACCTCTTCACAGCTGCATTGGCTGCTGCCTGTAGCATCCCcctggagaggaacagcagTCGGGAAGCCAAGCAGCAG ATTGCTCTGGAGGTTGCTGAAAAGCTTATGGAGGGAGAGAGACAGCAGCTTGGGAGACTGCTGGGGAGACTGGAGCACCAAGGATGCTCCTTGAACGTGCTGAAG GTCTTCTACGCAGGCTGCCATGCCAGCCTGAGCCTGTGCCAGCACCTGGGAAGAAGCCAAAGCCTGTGGGGTTTCCTCATGCAGCTCTCAAAGGGTGAG GTCCCTATGGAGGAGGTAGCCCAGGGAGCAGCTCGTGAGGCCTCTCTGTACCTGCTGGCCTTGCTcaccctgcagctccaggcCTCTCCTCCCAG GCTTGAGGAGGTGGTTATCATGGCTGTGGATCTCCTCACCAAGTCTCCTGTTGTCTCCCTTGTG GGTGCTGCAGCATTGCTCCTGACACAGCTCAGTCAGCGTGGGGTGGCCctggagcttggagaagagatcCTGCTGGTGGTGACAAATGCACTGAGGGCACCTGCTgag CTGCAGGTCCCCCCACCAATGGGTGCTGGTCTCTACGATgggctctttttcctcctgctgaaGTTCCTTT CTCAGGAGCATGTGGCCATGGAGCAGGGCTTTGCTGCCTCGGAGCTGTGGAGCGTGGTGTGGCATTCTGTTGCTGCGGTGCTTCATGTGGGCAGTGACAGAGCAGCACTGGAGGGAGATTCCCCAGGGGCAGGTGACCCCGTGGCAGAGCCAGACTGgaacctcctctcccctcaag GCACTCTGTTCTTCCTCAGCCTGGCCCTCCTTGCCTTCACTCGCGAGTCCCACCGGTGCCTGCCTCAGCTCACCCAGTCCCATGGGGTCCTCATGGTGACACTGAAGAGGCTGCTGTCCCCCCACTTCCTGGCATGCCTGGCACAGAC GCAAGCAGGAGAGGATGGGGACCCTGAGCTTGTCCCAGCTGTGGTGATCCAGGCCTGCCAGCTCCTCTGTTTCCCTTTTGCCCTGGATGCGGATAGAGACACCTTAGTGTTGGTGATGGAGGCTGTGAGAGATGCCCTGATCCCTGCCCATCTGCTGCAG GCCTGCTCTCACCATCTGCCCTTCTCGTACGCCGAGCTCCCCATGAGCCTCTTGTGCCACCTCGTTGTGTCTGACGAGCAGGTCATAGACCAAATGGTGAGGGAAGCTGCTGCCTCAGAGCACATCATTGCCTTCTTGACATCTGCCTTGTCTTCAGGCAGCCTCAAGCTCACAACTGACCTTCTATGTCTCTTGACTCACGTGGCCCGGGCCCATCCGGAGCACCTGCCCTTTCTCCAGAAGATCCTGAGGGGCTCAGATGTAGCCGACCAGCCACTGCCCAGCCTGCTTGGCCACCAGCAATACATAATCCGGGCCAAAACTTGCATCTTGCTGGGCAACCTGCTTCAATATGACCACGGCTTTCCCCAGGCGCTGCAGAGGCAGCCCGGCTTGCTGGAGAGCCTGCTGGGGTGCCTGGCCGACCCGGAGGAGAGCGTGCGCAAGGCTGCGAGCTTTGCGGTGGGCAACGCCGCCTCCCAGGCCTGCTCGCCGGCCGCGCTCCTGGGCAGGGCCGTGCCCCAGCTCACGCGGCTGCTGAGCGACGCGCGGGCCAGGACGCGCTGCAACGCGGCCTCGGCCTTGGGCAACCTGGCCCGGCGCTGGGCGGAGCTGGGCGACCTGCTGATGGAGAGCAGGGCCCCGTCCCTCCTGCTGGAGCTGGCCTGCTGGGACCCCCAGGACAGCGTGCGGGAGGCGGCCCTCGTCGCGCTGCGGGCCCTGGGCCGGCGCCCCGGCGTGCAGCAG GTGCTGCTGTCCCTGGGAGCCGCCGAGAAGCTGGCCGCGTTGGCCAGCGCCGGCTCGCAGCCCGCAGCCGGCGGCAGCCCGCGGCCGTCCTCTACCCGGCACTGCCAGAAGCTCCTTCGCCTCCTCACGCCTCAGTGCAGCACCGGCGCTGGAAACGCCGCCGGCCCCCTGGAGCCTGGCGGGGCTGCGGCCCCGCACCAGCGCTGA